The following coding sequences are from one Candidatus Omnitrophota bacterium window:
- a CDS encoding proton-conducting transporter membrane subunit yields MQVNFLAYTIGLPILVGLICLFISDKIKVITRLLASITAVIIFAASILIFIRQPLYWPPIHNPTFAVDSLSALAALGVSFFALIVTIYSLGFIERNNGRYFGYVLVALGSSLAVVYANNLIVLAVFWGILAALLYLLVSIDGTLKAAASAKKALIIIGGTDALMIFAIGLIWKMSGSFLIEGTHIELDCPFAYIAYLCIAIAAFAKAGAMPFHSWLPDVAKDGPTSVAAYLPASLDKFLGIYLLAKASLSLFVMNDISNTFLLLIGALTVIVAVAIALIQHDFKRLLGYHAVSQVGYMVLGIGTATPVGIAGGLFHMLNNAIYKSCLFLSAGAVEKRTHTTDLSKLGGLARYMPVTFICFLIASFSISGIPPFNGFVSKWMIYQGIIELGNSKNPMWIIWLVAAMFGGALTIASFMKLLHAVFLGRPSVNLPKNLKEVGLSMLLPIVILAVICIIFGIFAFAIPLSLLILPAVSEESIAYLGTWSPGIATALIIVGILAGLLIYYISIPKKARRVGIFIGGENPDNLDRVTGAEFYDTMKDVGILNYLYKKEDRKSFDIYEVGKRTIAVFTNFLQRLHNGILPTYLVWCLLGLAVIFIILFVG; encoded by the coding sequence ATGCAGGTAAATTTTTTGGCTTATACAATCGGTCTTCCGATACTTGTTGGCTTGATATGCTTGTTTATTTCCGACAAGATAAAAGTCATAACCAGGCTGCTGGCTTCCATAACCGCCGTAATTATTTTTGCCGCGTCTATTCTTATATTTATACGCCAACCCCTGTATTGGCCCCCTATACATAACCCTACATTTGCGGTAGATAGCCTCTCCGCGCTTGCCGCGTTAGGCGTCTCTTTCTTCGCGTTGATAGTTACGATATATTCGCTTGGTTTTATAGAAAGAAATAACGGCAGATATTTTGGGTATGTGTTAGTAGCGCTTGGCAGCTCCCTGGCGGTTGTGTATGCCAATAATCTCATAGTTCTGGCCGTATTCTGGGGAATATTAGCCGCGCTTTTATACCTATTAGTCAGTATAGACGGAACTCTCAAGGCGGCAGCTTCGGCAAAAAAAGCGCTTATAATAATTGGCGGTACAGACGCGCTGATGATATTTGCGATAGGCCTTATCTGGAAGATGTCAGGATCATTCCTTATCGAAGGCACGCACATAGAATTAGACTGCCCATTTGCCTATATAGCTTATCTATGCATAGCTATAGCCGCTTTCGCTAAAGCCGGCGCCATGCCGTTTCATTCATGGCTTCCGGATGTCGCCAAAGACGGCCCCACGTCGGTGGCAGCTTATCTGCCGGCTTCGTTGGATAAATTTTTGGGCATATATCTTCTGGCCAAGGCATCTTTATCGCTATTTGTAATGAACGATATTTCGAATACGTTTCTATTGCTTATAGGAGCATTAACCGTAATAGTTGCCGTGGCTATAGCGCTTATTCAGCACGATTTTAAGCGATTATTGGGATATCACGCCGTGTCTCAGGTGGGCTATATGGTGCTTGGTATAGGGACGGCGACGCCGGTGGGCATAGCCGGAGGATTATTTCATATGCTAAATAACGCTATTTACAAATCATGTCTTTTCTTAAGCGCTGGTGCCGTTGAAAAGAGAACGCATACCACGGACTTATCAAAGCTCGGCGGCCTTGCCAGGTATATGCCGGTTACCTTTATCTGTTTTCTTATAGCGTCATTCTCGATATCGGGCATACCGCCTTTTAACGGTTTTGTCTCAAAATGGATGATATATCAGGGTATAATAGAGTTGGGTAATAGTAAAAATCCTATGTGGATAATATGGCTCGTCGCCGCGATGTTCGGCGGCGCGCTGACTATAGCCAGTTTCATGAAACTGCTGCACGCTGTATTTTTAGGCAGGCCTTCCGTTAATTTACCGAAAAATTTGAAGGAAGTCGGCTTATCAATGTTGCTGCCTATCGTTATACTGGCGGTTATATGCATAATATTTGGGATATTCGCGTTTGCTATACCGCTATCGCTTTTAATATTACCGGCGGTAAGTGAGGAAAGCATAGCTTATCTTGGCACATGGAGCCCCGGCATTGCCACTGCTCTTATAATTGTCGGCATACTGGCAGGCCTTCTCATCTATTATATAAGTATTCCGAAAAAAGCGCGCCGCGTGGGTATATTTATAGGAGGAGAAAACCCCGATAATCTTGATAGGGTGACCGGCGCAGAGTTTTACGATACCATGAAAGATGTAGGCATTCTGAATTATCTGTATAAGAAAGAGGACCGCAAAAGTTTTGATATATACGAGGTGGGGAAAAGGACAATAGCGGTATTTACGAACTTTTTACAGCGGCTTCATAATGGAATACTTCCGACCTATCTTGTGTGGTGCCTTTTGGGCCTGGCGGTTATTTTTATAATTCTATTTGTGGGGTAG